The Solea solea chromosome 15, fSolSol10.1, whole genome shotgun sequence genome segment tgtgcatgtgtgtgtattatgcgtgtgtgtgaattatgtgtattatgtgtgtgtgtgtgtgtgcgtgtgtgtgtgtattatgtgtattatgtgtgtttgtattatgtttattatgtgtgtgtattatgtgtattatgtgtgtttgtattatgtttattatgtgtgtgtattatgtgtattatgtgtgtgtccgtgtgtgtgtatgtgtgtgtgtattatgtgtattatgtgtgtgtgcgtgtgtgtgtgtgtgtatctgtgtgtattatgtgtattatgtgtgtgtgtatgtgtgtgtgtattatgtgtattatgtgtattatgtgtgtgtgtattatgtgtattatgtgtgtgtgcgtgtgtgtattatgtatattatgtgtgtgtgtgtgtgtgttgcaggagtCGTAGTCTGAGAACCCCGGCTAACATGTTCATCATTAACCTGGCGATCACAGACCTGCtcatgtgctgcacacagacgCCAGTCTTCTTCACCACCAGTATGCACAAGAGGTGGATCTTTGGAGAGAAAGGTGATGACATCACTCATGACATCACCTCAGAATAAAAGCCCATGGCGAGGTTATGGTGCACGTACGATGAAGGATCTGTGTCTGCAGGCTGCGAGATATACGCGTTCTGTGGCGCCCTCTTTGGGATCTGCTCCATGATCACGCTGACGGTGATCGCCATCGACCGCTACTTTGTCATCACGCGACCTTTGACCTCCATCGGCGTGCTGTCAAAGAAGCGGGCGTTTCTCGTCCTCGTGGCGGCCTGGCTGTACTCGCTGGGCTGGAGTCTGCCGCCGTTCTTTGGCTggagtgaggacacacacacacacacacacactgtgtaatCCATTTAAAGTTAtagttaaaacatatttacgTGTGTATGAGTTGgtgacagacttttccaacaggaaactgaagtttgtaaaccactcactctcccacaccaaagcccacagagaaaatcagtgattttaacatcacacacagtgtgtgtgggagtgctGTCTCCACTGAGACAGCATCACTCCACTGagtgagttcaaatgttcaaatgtcttattttgtctcttcagcattaaaaatcctttgttcagatttacctcagtgacacaaagtgaccacacgaggcagcagtagaccagcagctcctgtgtccccgtaagcttaaatcactgattttctctatggggtttggtgtgggagagtgagtggtttataaacttcagttttatttgtttatttgtcactgACAGCCATTAAGTGTCAAACAAActctgaactgtccctttaagtgAACACACTCACTGTTGTGTCGTTCTTCGTCCGTCAGGTGCTTACGTCCCCGAGGGTctgctgacttcctgttcgtgGGACTACATGACGTTCACGCCGTCGGTGCGAGCGTACACCATGTTGCTCTTCATCTTCGTCTTCTTCCTGCcgctcttcatcatcatctactgctACTTCTTCATCTTCCGTGCCATCCGCACCACCAAccagtcagtctgtgtgtgtgtgtgtgtgtgtgtgtgtgtgtgttctggtatttgtcatgttgtgaggacctaCATCTGTTCATAGTCACATTATGGAGACTTGTCTTCATATGGGGACAAAAATTAAGTCCCTATGactgaaatgatgacattttaaggtgaaaacatgttgtagggttaggttaaggttagtaaTAGGTCAGTACTAGTTAAGGTTAGATTAAGTCTCCAGGAagtgaatgtaagtcaatgtaatgtcctctgaagtcttGGAAACcagattctgtgtgtgttctttagGTCTTTCTCTGTCaagtcaggaccagtagtcctcatggagaccaaaacctggtcctaatgaggcagaacctcatttctgaggactaagatttgaattgtgtttattgttagtcatgaactggtCATGGTTAAGGCTTCGTTCAATGGAACTCAACAtggtgtcctcagaagaataggttgacaaacctgtgtgtgtgtgtgtgtgtgtgtgtgtgtgtgctgacaggGCCGTGGGGAAGATCAGCGGCAGCATgcacagtcacagcagcagtcGTGACTCTGTGAAGAGTTATCACCGTGTGCAGAACGAGTGGAAGATGGCGAAGATCGCCCTGATCGTCATCCTGCTCTACGTCTTCTCCTGGTCGCCGTATTCCACCGTCGCCCTCACGGCCTTCGCCGGGTAAAACCCTCTCATCTGTCTGTCCAGAAATATTTGAGTTGATTCCGTTTTCTAAGCacgttttttcttcctcttctcttttttccctgaCGCAGCTACGCTGACATGTTGACGCCGTACATGAACTCTGTTCCTGCTGTCATCGCCAAAGCCTCAGCCATTCACAACCCCATCATCTACGCCATCACACACCCGAAGTACAGGTACAACTCTCAATCACGAGACTAAAACAAGCGTCCCCTGACCTCACTTTGGAATCTTTTCACCTGTGATGTGTCTCGCTCATTTACGGAGGCTGAAAACGCCAAGAttccaaatggccgacttcctgttgagttgacgCCACGGTTACGGACGACTTTTAAGTTCGTCTTGTTCTATAAcgtcttcccaccaagtttcaggaaattcggtggaactcccAATTATTGCGTTTTTTTGTCTAGCTGCAGTTCCTCTCATGCCCACTTGGTGCTTAAATAAACTGGAagaccattttttatttttatttttacaaaagtttgtttcattcatttcatttattctttaaaaGCTAAAAACTGCAGCctaaataaatagaaacacaTTGTTATTGAGGTTGTTTGTTCACCTCTGTTGGCAACATTGTCATAAAAGTTTCTGTTTTGATTTCATCATGGACCAAAACCACTTCATTTGTTATTTCCCTCTGAAAACGTTCAAGTGTCAGTAAGTTTGAAGAATAACATCAATCCAGTCaggaagctccgcctcctgtaAGTGCTGTAAGTGCGACGCAATTAACCTGAATGTGAACTGGACTGGAGGGAatatagcacacacacacacacacacacacacacccacacagacacacacacacacacacacacacacccacacagacacacacacacacacacacacacacacacacagacacacacacacagacacacacacagacagacagatttaaAGGCTGTGGGATAAAACAGCTTATGTAACGGTTTGtgctgctggagctgaagaAATGAAGCTTGACGATGATCACgatataaaaaacatttttatatgcaAATATATATCAAATCCATATTATTATACGTCTCATCAATAATCTGTCAATACACTGTAAACTGtataatctactgtttatgGTCTGTATCACAagatcttaaaatacacttattattacctttcatttcagataaaaccTGCTTTATGTCTTTacatgaaggatatttacatgtTACAAACAAACGCATTCACAATAATTATGGTCACATTTTAggctcaaaatgaaacacatttaaaagttagattagtcagactaagacgataattcagttttctttgtgtcacgttagtccgactaaaatggagctagtcttagtcagactaaagaCCTGTTTACAAGACAGGAGCTTTGACCGACTAAGCCACAGCGCCTCCTGTTGTCTGAGTTCTGATATTAGAGAACAAAGGTTTAATGTTATATTGTAAATTAAACCCGGCttgaaagctgcagtgtgtcatttttggggatttttttatttttgtgttgaaCTTATTCTCAGTTGACATTCAGTGCAAAATGTCTTCCTGAACACCAGGGGGCGATGTCCATGAACACATCCACAGTCTCTCActaatctctgtctctctcctgtctgtctgtctctctgtctctcctgtctgtttctcctgtctctctctgtctgtctctcctgtctgtctctctgtgtctgtctctctcctgtctgtctctcattgcctgtctctctgtgtctgtctctctcatgtctctctcctgtctgtctgtctctcattgcctgtctctctgtgtctgtctctctcatttctctctcctgtctgtctctctgtctgtttgtctgtctctctcctgtctgtctctctgtgcctgtctgtctgtctgtctgtctgtctgtctgtctgtctgtctctctcatgtctgtctctctgtctctctgtgcctgtctctctcctgtctgtctctcattgcctgtctctctgtgtctgtctctctcatggctctctcctgtctgtctcccctgtctgtctctctcctgcctgtctctctctctctgtctctctcatgtctgactctctgtctctctgtctgtctttcctgtctctctgtgcctgtctgtctctctgtgtctgtctctctcatgtctgactctttgtctctctgtctgtctttcctgtctctctgtgcctgtctgtctctctgtgtctgtctctctcatgtctctctcctgtctgtctcccctgtctgtctctctgtgtctgtctctctcatgtctgactctttgtctctctgtctgtctttcctgtctctctgtgcctgtctgtctctctgtgtctgtctctctcatgtctctctcctgtctgtctcccctgtctgtctctctgtgtctgtctctctcatgtctgactctttgtctctctgtctgtctttcctgtctctctgtgcctgtctgtctctctgtgcctgtctgtctctcgtcAGGGTGGCTCTGGCTAAGTACATCCCGTGTCTCGGCGTGCTGCTCTGCGTTCACCCTCGCGACCTCCGCTCCACGAGCAGCAGCTTCGTGTCGACGCGTCGCTCCACTCTGACCAGTCAGTCGTCCGACAGCCAGTTCAGACGCCAGAACACCGGCAAGTCCCGCCTCTCCTCCGCCTCCGACAGCGAATCGGTACGCTCCGCCCTGTGCCAGCTGGTGTGTCCTCGCCTGTGTTTGTAGTAGAacatgacactgtgtgtgtgtgtgtgtgtgtgttacacaggGACTGACCGACACTGAGGCTGAACTGTCCAGTCTGGGCTCCAGACCGGCCAGTCGTCAGGTGTCCTGTGACATCAGCAGAGATACTGCAGAACTGTCCAACCACAAACCCTCGTCCAGCTTCAAGTCCAAGATGAAGAACAACGACTCGGGCATTTTTGAaaaggtagagagagagagacagagagagagagagagagagagagagagagagagagagatagagatcaAAGCTCTACACCTGCTTTAAGGGTTTGAACCAAGAACTCaaggaaaaaactgattttatccacctgataaaatctacgtcagtttaagtctacgatgtctgcgtcacttatctcactgttactgttacagtggtttgtaaaccactcactctcccacaccaaaccccatagagaaaatcaatgattttaacatcacaacacacaggagctgttgatccactggtgcctccatcacttagttcaaatgtctttttttgtgattttggcttttgaaatccaTCATTCAGCATCATGCAAGTGACACAAAaagaccacacgaggcagcagtagaccagcagctcctctgtccccacgagttaaaatcactgattttctctatgaggtttggtgtgggagagtgagcagtttacaaactgcagtttcctgttgtaagcGTCTGAAATGAGTATTTTTAACGACATTTCACTGTCATGTAGCTCATGAATGTTATGATCAGGACGTGGCTGACGATGTGAGGAGGATTCTGGGTCAGATGAAAACACAGACTAAACACCAGCATAAACAataatctgctgctgttttttttttgtttttaatctgctcaatgtgtttttcatcttgCATCAGAAAATCCTCTTTGTCTTTTAATCTCAACCATAGACTGAgtataatttaatatattaaaaattcATTGTATCTCATGAGggatgatgaatgatgaggttTCCTCCCTGATGGTCATCATTATAAATTTTAATGTCTATATTATTGTTTTGCAGATGTCCTCTGACACGGATTACACCGCGACAGGAGTCAGTGACCGCAGCAGCCTCCATAATGTGAGTCCATGCTCATATCTCacacactgtccctttaataaagaaaacatttttaactttaaattaaaaatgaacatgaacTGTGTggatcgccccctggtggctggctgCTGTATCTGTCATAAGCCCCACCCCTCGTCATGTtatggtgcgttccagttgtagtcggaagtctgaatttctgttttgtttcgcAGTAAATCAGTGGCACACATtgtattgtttcatttttattcgtAGACATATTGCTGCGATGTTTACGTGAGCAAAAAACCACAAACAGTGTtgttattacatgttttttgaaCTTTGTAGAGCGGAGAAGAGTTGAGTAGAGTGGAGTAGAGTGGAGTAGAGTCGAGTAGAGCGGAGTAGAGCGGAGTAGAGTCGAGTAGAGCGGAGTAGAGTGGAGTAGAGTCGAGTAGAGCagagtagagtcgagtagagcggagtagagtcgagtagagtcgagtagaGCGGAGTAGAGTGGAGTAGAGTCGAGTAGAGCGGAGTAGAGACCAGTAGAGTGGAGTAGAGTCGAGTAGAGCGGAGTAGAGCGGAGTAGAGtcgagtagagtcgagtagaGACCAGTAGAGTGGAGTAGAGTCGAGTAGAGCGGAGTAGAGCGGAGTAGAGTCGAGTAGAGACGAGTAGAGgcgagtagagtcgagtagagtcgagtagaGAGGAGTAGAGCGGAGTAGAGTCGAGTAGAGCagagtagagtcgagtagaGCGGAGTAGAGTGGACatttatcaaataaaaacacggCTGCGTCGTTTGAATCAGTCAGATGactgtgtttcctgtttcctctctgacagcgagtcagtcacatgaccgtggccctttctcaatactcaagtatgcaaggatGTACTTGCGTACATGGGAAGTACGCCTGGAGTACATACCATGTacagagtacacaagtatgattcTCCAATCGGAACAGCAgctacttccttgttctactgtttgaatggcgGGTACACCAAGTGCATAAGCCTCattatgaacatatgaaatacttttaataaatgcatatatatatttatgtacatattatatttaaatacagatacaatgaccgtgcgactttaatataaatccaacattcaaagttaaaataaataaaacattaataatatacaaacattcaaactgtcaggtcaaaatttttccattaaaaacaaaataacacgtcaacaacaaatctatggatcacaccgagacgtcatgatgtcatcaggacaggccgaggtaacgccgCTCTgcgccgggcacagtgagcgccgagcgtccgcagaggcggagcttatcacctctgaCAAACTATAAAATACGTCagatcttaatacacaaaccacatgtttgaattctaaatcactcatttctcgcctcaaatgatcttaaaactttgttccgggacaaagaaaaatatttacttcaggtttatatttgtattatctgcTGCTTTGTTCCGccaaaatgcattctgggatacatggctttcccaagtacgctcaagtcaccacccgatgcatacttggtaaaacgGGCGGAGCCAGAACACTTCAGGGTTTGAGAACCGTACTCGCTGTTCGCGGACTTGAGAAtagggagtacgcaagtacgcacaagtatggatattgagaaacggcccatGTTCCTTGTCTGACAGGGCGGAGACTACACAGACGGACACATGGCGAGGAGCACGATTGGTCGAATCCCGAGCATCGTCGTCACCACCGAGACCAGCCCCTTTCTTCCCATTGGACGAAATGGTTCACGCACCCCGCGCAGCAAaacaggcaacaacaacaacaacaacaacaacaacaataaaattcAAATACATGGTGGCGGGTCTGTGTGGGTAGACAGACTCTAGCAGCCAATAACATGCATCTTCCTGGTCAGCTGACGTCCTGTCAGATACTTAGAGACGTAGAATTTAGAGACAAATTGTCTTTACACATCGTAGGATTAGAAACAGCACAAACATTCAGGTTTTAACAATGAAATAATTCACTTATTAtcacaaaaacaccaacattaCACGTTTTTTTTGGTGGTGTGTGGTTTCATGAgtcactgactgtgctgtgagcgccccctactgcTGAGTATCCGCTCaggtctatgatatcttaagttcacgtctttgtctcactgttacacagacttttcctacaggaaactgaagtttgtgaagcactcactctcccacaccaaagcccatagagaaaatcagtgattttaacatcacacacacaggagttgttgatccaagttcaaatgtcttattttgtggcTTTCGAAactctttgttcagattaacttcagtgacacaaagtgaccacacgaggcagcagtagaccagccgctcctgtgtcctcgcgagctaaaatcactgattttctctatgggctttggtgtgggagagaaactTCAAAGACGCGAACATATCCTTAaaatatcgtagacttaaactggcgTAGATTTTATTATGTTAAGTAGCTAAAAGTAGTCTTTCCTTTTGTCATTTGACTCCAGCTGTTGGTTGCACTTTATTATGAAGTTACTCAGTTAGCTATAGCATTAGCCTCAGGTGAGAATtcatgttttgtgatttttttgttcaagTAACATAAGACAGAAATATGTTTGAGTGCTAATCGACCGCGTTAAAGtcccagtgtgtaagaattagtgacatctaatggtgagactgcagactgcaacAAACTTAAAAACTCCTTTTTCTAAGCTAATctgggaactacagtggccttcacaggccagaaaggatgttgtcgTCAACAAGTTGTTTATCAGCTGACGAGGTTTCCATAGATACAGatgttttagttgttgttttgttgtttgttttttttagtttgccCTTTCAGACtccagaggggtattccagaaagcgggttatgtgagaactctgagtttgttaaccctgagatgagggaaactctgagttatccgttccagaaagagaggtaacttaaactctgggtctgttactgcggtaacttactctgtgaacataacctgctcgctggcaggtttactataagaaacccagagtttctacccgtcttctcccacacgaagaaagcagttagacatggattgcccattcattagaaatccaatcgacatcgaagccgtattgattagaaatgcattacgtcgtgagagaatcttccgattaaaaataaaagacaaattcacatgtgatttggttcttctttattctctaaaagtacaaaagcaacagtcaggatttgtaatatagttccaactattaacatatttcacatattcacctgtttcaccatgacaatgcccccacctcaactggcgttcaagtaatagaatttacaagtctgtttttctgatttgccggtccaggtacaccatttctttctcggttttttgaatggttttcattaggtgcaccctgtacaactcttttaccggcaactcggaaacatatggacgacatttaattcctgcagttctacatacagatttaacatggtagtgaccgaaaatctcactgtgtcaagctgtgctctagaagttgatgaaccctcctcttggtgatgcccaaccatgttctgttgaaggacaagaatgtgctagtttgtccattatctacacttcagtgtacatgtcaaactccaaattccactcaagaatgtaaatgaatatgaatgggtagagcagtgccagtagctatacataatattaagacacacttcagtggGCCCCTCCGgttctctccctgtggcagcagacagcgtctcctcctcatacacacacatatatatatatatatatatatatatgtatatatatatatatatatatatatatatatatatatatatatatatatataaaagatataggatatataaaaaagatataGGATTTTCTTTCTACCAGCCTCTCAAggacttgcatctgatgtaggcacttgtgtcctggggggtgacaggctcagatgagcttcccccggggatgccttcagccacagggcgacccctgtattggctgagagccagctcctcagcccctgtcagaggtggtggaggtggccctccacccgtttttcgggcctctgccttctttctgttggctgagcagaactcaatgtttgcaatctgaattaatatttacgttacgtttaatagcctaagtcaattaaaaataaaaaaataaatcaaagtgaggtgcaatcatagcctagcaaaatatgccttacctttttgaatgatgtttttatgtttcattttgagctgcttccaagtcctcctttctcctgttggattgcacctaaatgaaaaactcagatttcattcctacttatattcataactatagactatgttatgatcttacggttaaatgttacgtcaatggaatagtacgttcaaacttacgcgttgactcgggcagcaattctctcccatgcggtctctctctccttcgctgctgcagctgtgttgcattcgcggcgaaatatgtgctcatattctccgtagcccagcataaggatctccaactccttcgcactgaaatatgttgatcttttttttttctcggttgtcatggtgactcgtggtatcggggctccattgatgatggcttttttcagtggttgtgcacgcgcgtacgtcgaggttaacatactcagagttgattgaactaactcagatcagctgttctggaaccggatactcagagtttcccgactcagagtaagtcaactcagagttcagggatagactcagagtgtgttgaacctgctttctggaatacccctctgtaGACGCTGTAGACTTATTCTtagcaagaaaacaaacatttacagatagtttattcaaattcaaatgtacGAAACATAAAATTCTTGATTCAAGTAACAtttaagtgaatattttcttgttttcctcaGATCAAAGTTGGCGCGCATGTTAGCATACGTGTGCTAATGTTGCAGGAAAATGCATGTTACAAACACTGTGGTTTCCTGtcagtatttttgtttaaattttccCGCTGACTTTTTTCTTTGGTCCATTGTGACATAAATTTAAGACTTAAGTGCAAATAAAACccaaattcaaaaacaaaactttacattttacaatCAAAAGTACAGtcttgtttatttaaagcttgttttttggacttttttgttttgtttttaaaaaaaaaaaaaccaaaacaaaacaaaaaaacttgtcCCGTTTTCAgccaaacaaaataataataagcttTTTAGCTTAATTACACGACGGTGCGGGACCCTTTGACCACAACATGCTAATAGAAAAGTCCTGTGGCGACTAATGCTAAGCAACTGTTGTGCTAAACTTGCAGCGTAAACGCAAAGATAGAAAAtttcacacacagtgttttgaATATGACGATAAATTcttaaattattcaaatgtgtgattttggtTTCAAGCATTTCATGGAGCTAAGCTCGCAGCTAGTTGCTAGCTAACTGATTAAAATATGTGAATCTGCTTTAACTTACGACTTCTAAAAAAAATCTACCATAAACTGCAGTAAAACAGGAaagagaaatataaaatatatgctGAAGTTACATGAACAGAATCGTATTTTTGCATAAAGTTAAATAACGACATGGACTCTTGGACATTTTCTTCCAAACCATTGAactaaacaataaaacagaagcaaacaaaacaaaaaaacacaattaaagtcctggttatgaaataaaacaaatctctaGACgtcagaatatatacagtaattacAATTTTACACTTTATATCTCAGTACAATGAAGAGTTTGTTTAAAAGTCAATTTTGTTTAATTCTGGACGCCTGCAAACGCACTTTTGTTACAAAAATactatgtttttaaaagtttcttTAACTTCTGccgtttacttttattttcatttctattATTAAGTTATTTCTCTTAAATCCATATTTAAGTGTCACTTTATGAAGTTATattctgttaaatatttaaagtgtttatatTTTTCGCTGAAGGTTAACTTCATGGAATGTGATTGTGACGATGTTTGAAAAGTGATTTTAACGTTAGCCTGTTTGTGTGGAgttcatgttcagtgttttcactaaataacacaaacattatattgtaaattaataaattaatggTTTTCTGCTCAGAGCGTAATGAGTCAGGGAAGGACCCAAATGCAGTACACGGAGGCAGGAAGACAGCTGGTAATGACGTTTATTTAAAGGGGAcaaattatgcaaaatcaactttttaaccattttaatacttatatttgggactctggaggccctaccagtcgccaaagtgtggaaaaagaatactcagtcatgttttcgtggtcccccttagtgttagtataggcgataaaacacgcaatgttgaattccctgtgcTAATGACGGCAGCGTGTGCATTTCACcacgaatgttaccgcccaccagtaagtttacttggagagctccaccttagctccaccttagctccaccttgtccctgcgagagtgcaggtgaGGGAGgtagagcggtattatgtcaacacggagggacaagtgtgctgttggtggctgcacagtggagcacagtgttttacacaaacttccagcctcagaggattttatatatgaagctaatgtgccggataaagtcagcaaacgtgtgtccgtgtgttcgcaccacttcacatcagactgcggccagcggtcgccgtatttagtcagcgaccgtatttcaccgacgtacaaactgaccattctgacacatCCTGTTGAGTCTACATACTACAGCTTCTTCCGTAGCTTCCTCTTGTTCAGGGTCGGACTCTGGTTCAAACATATATGGTTGAACCGCAATGTTTCCTCCACCAGCCATGTTTCTCCCACGGTTCACGTTCAACTGTTGTCATGGTAGCGTGAGCGAGCCGGCCTTATATTTACAGCACAATTAGCAATTAACCTATAAATGCTAACAACACATATGCTAAGGCATTCATGTTACCAAGTGACATTAGCCAACAACATTATTAGCTATTGCATATTTATAGCATTTTAGCAGATATACAGTAGTAAAGTGACATTAGCTAACTACTTCAGCtactgtgtatttacagtacagTTAGCTGCAGTCATGTGAAATATAGCCAGTTGTGGTTAAAGACCAAACTGGCTAAAGTGGACCAATGCTAAACTATGAGCTAACACTTTAGCATAACTGAAAAAAATTACTtggttttaatgaattaattttttttcattcagaGGGAAACGCAGTAAAATCTCCACACAGCACAACAGAGTCATGAAACAGCTGTTTGATAAAGTTTAAAAGAGGATTTATTGTAGATATTTGTCTGTTATTGACGATACATGTTGCTctgatttatgttttataaataaatgtcttttattcACTGTcaaaagctttttgtttttttattctcttttacaGCCACAGTTTGAtcgaaaacacattttccatccGTTACAGACCCATGTAAAtaatttagtggcatctagtggtgaagCTGCAGATTGTGCAGAATATCTTGTttc includes the following:
- the LOC131473531 gene encoding melanopsin-A-like; amino-acid sequence: METLALLAANAPSGNGSEVEAHRRMELQVSASATPTVAMATKAPHPFPTVDVPDHAHYTIGSVILVIGITGMIGNFLVIYAFSRSRSLRTPANMFIINLAITDLLMCCTQTPVFFTTSMHKRWIFGEKGCEIYAFCGALFGICSMITLTVIAIDRYFVITRPLTSIGVLSKKRAFLVLVAAWLYSLGWSLPPFFGWSAYVPEGLLTSCSWDYMTFTPSVRAYTMLLFIFVFFLPLFIIIYCYFFIFRAIRTTNQAVGKISGSMHSHSSSRDSVKSYHRVQNEWKMAKIALIVILLYVFSWSPYSTVALTAFAGYADMLTPYMNSVPAVIAKASAIHNPIIYAITHPKYRVALAKYIPCLGVLLCVHPRDLRSTSSSFVSTRRSTLTSQSSDSQFRRQNTGKSRLSSASDSESGLTDTEAELSSLGSRPASRQVSCDISRDTAELSNHKPSSSFKSKMKNNDSGIFEKMSSDTDYTATGVSDRSSLHNGGDYTDGHMARSTIGRIPSIVVTTETSPFLPIGRNGSRTPRSKTGNNNNNNNNNNKIQIHGGGSVWVDRL